The Merismopedia glauca CCAP 1448/3 DNA window GTAGGGGGTAGGGTGTGGTGGGTCAAGAAAAAGTTGAGCCATAAAATTAACTTTATTACTAGATCTTAAAGCCCCGATTAGACTCCCAACTTCTTTGAGAAGTCGGGAGTCAGAAAAATCAAGTTGATTCCCTATTAAATAGAATCAATTTATTGATGGGGATACCCTACACCCTACACCCCATACCCCACACCCTTCTTAACAGTTTGTTCTTTAGCTAGCTATTGTTTGGACAGTTTTGATTCTCTCAATTAGCCCTGCTTTCTTGAGTTGGTTGTAACCTTTGATGTTGAGTTGTTTGGCAAGTTTCTTGAGTTCTCTGATGGATTTTGATTCGAGGTTTTCGACGGCGACTGGTTGTGGTTGAGTTTCAATGTTTCTCGCTGGCGGTAATAGTAATAATTTGGGCGATCTATTTATGGCGATTGGGTTTTGATGAACTGGTTCAATTTCAATTTCAGTAGCAGTAGGTTCGTCAATAGGTAACATCCAAGGATCTGGGATATCTAATGTTGGATTGGGTTCGTCGATTTTGTGTAGATCGAATCTAACTGGTGGCAAGTTTTTGGCTTGTTGTTTCTCAATTGCAGTTATAATTAACCAAACTAAGCTAGCTAAGGTAGATGCGATTAAGGCAATAATATAAAACAAGATGTAGATGGCATAGCTAGCAATTAAAGCAGTTAGTAAGGCTTTGTTTTTCATGAGATTAACTCCTAATGCCGAAGTGAATGTAGAGGTTTTCGGCTTAGAGCGCCAATAGGTATTGCACCTATTATACGAGCTTGGTTACTCAGGGCACTGGGGGATGAGAGGATTTTAGGTTTGGGATTTGGGGTTTGGTTTGCTTAGCTCAATACTATGAGGATAGGTTTCCAGTATTTCATTTATCTCTTGTTCGCACTCTATCCGTTCTTCGTCATCTAATGGACGAACAGTTGCATACAGGAACTTGTCACTTTCTTCTCGGTAGAGTCGTTGACTGCGGATAGCATCGTAGTAAGAATCAAAGCGTTTGCCAAAGTCATTCATTAGGGTTTCTTCAATTGGTTTTCACCCTGTTTAAATGATTTATCTTTTTTGATCTTTTTTTCTCATTCTTCAGTGATATAAGAAATTACTTTTTTAGCAAATGCCGGATCGCTTTTCATTCGCCGTAAGAAAGCAGGCATTTGTTCGTACTTGAATAACAGTTCTTGGAAAATTGCTTCTTCTTCTGAGTTAATTCGCCCTGCGAGTTGTCTTAACTTTTCTGGATCTAAACTTAAATGACTTGCCAATAGATCGATGACTTTTTGACTGGGAGGATAATCGGCACTATTATTTTCTAGCTTGGAGAGATACGTGTAATTAACTCCGATCAACTTGGCTAATTCTTTTTGACTATAGTTTTTCTGCTGACGGGTTTGACGAATTGTTTGCCCGAAGTTATCAGTATTGTTGTTTGGATGCGATCGCATTTATGGATATCCCCTAGTAAAAAAATGTCTGGAAGTCTCTGGGTAAGGTTTTTAATTTTTGTAACATCAGATCGGCTCAAATGACCTTTGGCAGAAGATCTCAAGTGCATTTAGGTTCTTATTTCACAACAACTCTAATGTTTTAACTTGACCAAAAAAACGGGTTTCAAGCCTCCTCTTTCAAGAGGAATAAGCCAAAAACTCTTCAGAATTACAAGCTTCGCCAAAACAAGGCGGAGCCAATCCAAAATCCAAAATCCAAAATCGAGTGACTGCGGCTTTTGCCAATCATCGTTATCTGTTACTAAGGGGTCGATACAGACACCCAGCAATCCGCCCTTGCAACGGCGGATTGGTGTCTTCAATTTCAGATCTATGCAGCCACAATTTCAACTTGAACTTTCATTCCAGCATGAGTCAACATCGTAATCAATGACTCGACTTGAAAGCGATCGATCTTTCCTGCCAACAATTCTTCCACGCAATCGATTGTTGTTTTTAGATGCAATGCTGCTTCTTCTAAACTCCATTGTTTTGATCGAATTAGCTGACGCAGACTAATCATCAAATCCGATCGAACTCTCAAATTTTCGGATTCCTCCGCCGAGAAACCCAGATCTTCAAAAATGTTGGGATTAGTTTGAGTCATTCTGAATCATCCTGGCGTTGTTGCAGCATTTGTTGGTATCGTTGTTGTCCAAGCTCGATATCGCTACGGGAAGTTTTCTGAGTCTTCTTTTGAAACGCATGAAGAACATACACAGCTTCCTCAAATCTAGCGACATAGAAA harbors:
- a CDS encoding helix-turn-helix domain-containing protein produces the protein MRSHPNNNTDNFGQTIRQTRQQKNYSQKELAKLIGVNYTYLSKLENNSADYPPSQKVIDLLASHLSLDPEKLRQLAGRINSEEEAIFQELLFKYEQMPAFLRRMKSDPAFAKKVISYITEE
- a CDS encoding Rho termination factor N-terminal domain-containing protein, yielding MKNKALLTALIASYAIYILFYIIALIASTLASLVWLIITAIEKQQAKNLPPVRFDLHKIDEPNPTLDIPDPWMLPIDEPTATEIEIEPVHQNPIAINRSPKLLLLPPARNIETQPQPVAVENLESKSIRELKKLAKQLNIKGYNQLKKAGLIERIKTVQTIAS
- a CDS encoding helix-turn-helix domain-containing protein, giving the protein MTQTNPNIFEDLGFSAEESENLRVRSDLMISLRQLIRSKQWSLEEAALHLKTTIDCVEELLAGKIDRFQVESLITMLTHAGMKVQVEIVAA